A stretch of the Panulirus ornatus isolate Po-2019 chromosome 10, ASM3632096v1, whole genome shotgun sequence genome encodes the following:
- the LOC139750790 gene encoding uncharacterized protein isoform X1, giving the protein MRLLQVVVVCAAVAVTVGVSKPDPDAAPKADAQPSIGYSYERPLESLNLPGEDSDSSHLTYEEPETGYLPPEGFSPDSSDQGLAFGLPSREPYGPSTPEPSYGSSTFGPSTPRPSYGPSTPGPSYGPSGFGSSTPRPSYGPSTFGSSTPRPSHGPSTPGPSYSPPVYGTSTPRPSTAYGTPGPSYGPSHSTEEQSYGTPTPSYTPPQQSYGTPTPSYEPPQQSYGTPTPSYEPPQQSYGTPTPSYEPPQQSYGTPTPSYEPPQQSYGAPLSSFGASRTAGASGAFSGSHRVSGTSGVSGVYTGSYRSSGAAGAGGAFLGSHGGSGSARAGGAFSGSYGSSGAAGAGRAFSGSHRGAGSAGAGGAFSGSYRSSGSAGASGAFSASYGSSGSAGAGGAFLSSHGGSGSIGAGGAFSGSYGSSGSAGAGRAFSGSHRGAGSAGAGGASSGSYRGSGSAGAGGAFSGSYGGAGSAGAGGAFSGSHRGAGSAGAGGAFSGSYRGSGSAGAGGAFSGSYGGSRYAGAGGAFLGSHGGAGSVGAGGGFSGSYGGSRYAGAGGAFLGSHGGSGSAGAGGAFSGSYRGSGSAGAGGAFSGSHGGAGSAGAGGAFSGSYGGAGSAGAGGAFSGSHGGAGSAGAGGAFSGSHGGAGSAGAGGGFSGSYGGAGSAGAGGASSGSYRGSGSAGAGGAFSGSYGGAGSAGAGGAFSGSHGGSGSTGAGGAFSGSYRGPGSAGAGGAFSGSHGGAGSAGAGGAFSGSYRGVGSAGAGGAFSGSHGGAGSAGAGGGFSGSYGGAGPAGAGGAFSGSHGGAGSAGAGGAFSGSYGGAGSAGAGGGFSGSHGGAGSAGTGGGFSGSYGGAGSAGAGGAFSGSYGGAGSAGAGGGAAGSFGVHGGVGSYGGASYEQTYYEKGMPFDFAYGVNDEYSGNIHSHRENSDGDVTNGEYTVLLPDGRTQVVTFTADNNLGYVAQVTYEGEAIYPSGGSTSYDSQAVYPSPAPATYDGEVGYSSPA; this is encoded by the exons ATGCGGTTACTACAG GTGGTCGTAGTTTGTGCTGCGGTGGCCGTGACAGTGGGGGTGTCGAAGCCAGACCCCGACGCCGCGCCCAAGGCAGATGCCCAGCCCAGCATTGGGTACTCGTACGAGCGACCGCTCGAGTCCCTGAATCTTCCTGGTGAGGACTCAGACTCCAGCCACCTGACGTACGAGGAACCCGAGACCGGATACCTTCCTCCTGAGGGATTCTCGCCTGATAGCTCTGACCAGGGTCTGGCTTTCGGTTTGCCTAGTCGTGAACCCTATGGCCCATCTACCCCCGAGCCTTCCTACGGTTCATCTACCTTTGGTCCATCTACACCTAGGCCTTCCTACGGCCCATCTACCCCTGGACCTTCTTATGGCCCTTCTGGCTTTGGTTCATCTACTCCTAGGCCTTCCTATGGCCCTTCTACCTTtggttcatctacccctaggccTTCCCATGGCCCATCTACCCCCGGACCTTCCTACAGCCCTCCTGTCTATGGAACATCGACACCTCGACCTTCAACTGCTTACGGTACTCCTGGGCCAAGCTACGGCCCATCCCATTCAACCGAAGAACAAAGCTATGGTACACCTACCCCTTCATACACACCTCCTCAACAGAGCTACGGTACGCCAACTCCTTCTTATGAACCTCCCCAACAGAGCTACGGCACACCAACTCCTTCTTATGAACCTCCCCAACAGAGCTACGGTACGCCAACTCCATCTTATGAGCCTCCCCAACAGAGCTACGGTACGCCAACTCCATCTTATGAGCCTCCCCAACAGAGCTATGGTGCACCTCTTTCCTCATTTGGCGCTTCCAGAACTGCCGGGGCCAGTGGAGCTTTCTCAGGTTCACACAGAGTCTCTGGTACATCTGGGGTAAGTGGAGTGTACACAGGTTCTTACAGAAGCTCTGGAGCTGCTGGGGCCGGTGGAGCTTTCTTGGGTTCTCACGGAGGCTCTGGATCTGCTAGGGCCGGTGGAGCTTTCTCAGGTTCCTACGGAAGCTCTGGAGCTGCTGGGGCCGGTAGAGCTTTCTCAGGTTCTCACAGAGGCGCTGGATCTGCTGGAGCCGGTGGAGCTTTCTCTGGTTCTTACAGAAGCTCTGGATCTGCTGGGGCCAGTGGAGCTTTCTCAGCTTCCTACGGAAGCTCTGGATCTGCTGGGGCCGGTGGAGCTTTCCTGAGTTCTCACGGAGGCTCTGGATCTATTGGAGCCGGTGGAGCTTTCTCAGGTTCCTACGGAAGCTCTGGATCTGCTGGGGCCGGTAGAGCTTTCTCAGGTTCTCACAGAGGCGCTGGATCTGCTGGGGCCGGTGGAGCTTCCTCGGGTTCTTACAGAGGATCTGGATCTGCTGGGGCCGGTGGAGCTTTCTCAGGTTCTTACGGAGGCGCTGGATCTGCTGGAGCCGGTGGAGCTTTCTCAGGTTCTCACAGAGGCGCTGGATCTGCTGGAGCCGGTGGAGCTTTCTCAGGTTCTTATAGAGGCTCTGGATCTGCTGGAGCCGGTGGAGCTTTCTCAGGTTCTTACGGAGGGTCTAGATATGCTGGGGCCGGTGGAGCTTTCTTGGGTTCTCACGGAGGCGCTGGATCTGTTGGGGCCGGTGGAGGTTTCTCAGGTTCTTACGGAGGGTCTAGATATGCTGGGGCCGGTGGAGCTTTCTTGGGTTCTCACGGAGGCTCTGGATCTGCTGGAGCCGGTGGAGCTTTCTCAGGTTCTTATAGAGGCTCAGGATCTGCTGGGGCAGGTGGAGCTTTCTCAGGTTCTCACGGAGGCGCTGGATCTGCTGGGGCCGGTGGAGCTTTCTCAGGTTCTTACGGAGGCGCTGGATCTGCTGGGGCCGGTGGAGCTTTCTCAGGTTCTCACGGAGGCGCTGGATCTGCTGGGGCCGGTGGAGCTTTCTCAG GTTCTCACGGAGGCGCTGGATCAGCCGGGGCCGGTGGAGGTTTCTCAGGTTCTTACGGAGGCGCTGGATCTGCTGGGGCCGGTGGAGCTTCCTCGGGCTCTTACAGAGGATCTGGATCTGCTGGGGCCGGTGGAGCTTTCTCAGGTTCTTACGGAGGCGCTGGATCTGCTGGAGCCGGTGGAGCTTTCTCAGGTTCTCACGGAGGCTCTGGATCTACTGGGGCCGGTGGAGCTTTCTCAGGTTCTTACAGAGGCCCTGGATCTGCTGGAGCCGGTGGAGCTTTCTCAGGTTCTCATGGAGGCGCTGGATCAGCCGGGGCCGGTGGAGCTTTCTCAGGTTCTTACAGAGGAGTTGGATCCGCTGGAGCCGGTGGAGCTTTCTCAGGTTCTCATGGAGGCGCTGGATCAGCCGGGGCCGGTGGAGGTTTCTCAGGTTCTTACGGAGGCGCTGGACCTGCTGGAGCCGGTGGAGCTTTCTCAGGTTCTCACGGAGGCGCTGGATCAGCCGGGGCCGGTGGAGCTTTCTCAGGTTCTTACGGAGGCGCTGGATCCGCTGGGGCCGGTGGAGGTTTCTCAGGTTCTCACGGAGGCGCTGGATCAGCCGGGACCGGTGGAGGTTTCTCAGGTTCTTACGGAGGCGCTGGATCCGCTGGGGCCGGTGGAGCTTTCTCAGGTTCTTACGGAGGCGCTGGATCCGCTGGGGCCGGTGGAGGTGCCGCCGGTTCATTTGGTGtccatggtggtgtggggtcgtaCGGAGGCGCCTCATACGAACAGACTTACTATGAG AAGGGCATGCCGTTCGACTTCGCCTACGGCGTGAACGACGAGTACAGCGGCAACATCCACAGCCACAGGGAGAACTCGGACGGGGATGTGACCAACGGGGAGTACACGGTCCTCCTCCCCGACGGCCGCACTCAGGTGGTCACCTTCACCGCCGACAACAACCTGGGCTACGTGGCCCAAGTCACCTACGAAGGGGAGGCCATCTACCCGTCAGGAGGGTCCACCTCCTACGACAGCCAGGCCGTCTATCCCTCACCAGCACCCGCCACCTACGACGGGGAGGTCGGTTACTCCTCACCCGCCTAA
- the LOC139750790 gene encoding uncharacterized protein isoform X2, whose product MRLLQVVVVCAAVAVTVGVSKPDPDAAPKADAQPSIGYSYERPLESLNLPGEDSDSSHLTYEEPETGYLPPEGFSPDSSDQGLAFGLPSREPYGPSTPEPSYGSSTFGPSTPRPSYGPSTPGPSYGPSGFGSSTPRPSYGPSTFGSSTPRPSHGPSTPGPSYSPPVYGTSTPRPSTAYGTPGPSYGPSHSTEEQSYGTPTPSYTPPQQSYGTPTPSYEPPQQSYGTPTPSYEPPQQSYGTPTPSYEPPQQSYGTPTPSYEPPQQSYGAPLSSFGASRTAGASGAFSGSHRVSGTSGVSGVYTGSYRSSGAAGAGGAFLGSHGGSGSARAGGAFSGSYGSSGAAGAGRAFSGSHRGAGSAGAGGAFSGSYRSSGSAGASGAFSASYGSSGSAGAGGAFLSSHGGSGSIGAGGAFSGSYGSSGSAGAGRAFSGSHRGAGSAGAGGASSGSYRGSGSAGAGGAFSGSYGGAGSAGAGGAFSGSHRGAGSAGAGGAFSGSYRGSGSAGAGGAFSGSYGGSRYAGAGGAFLGSHGGAGSVGAGGGFSGSYGGSRYAGAGGAFLGSHGGSGSAGAGGAFSGSYRGSGSAGAGGAFSGSHGGAGSAGAGGAFSGSYGGAGSAGAGGAFSGSHGGAGSAGAGGGFSGSYGGAGSAGAGGASSGSYRGSGSAGAGGAFSGSYGGAGSAGAGGAFSGSHGGSGSTGAGGAFSGSYRGPGSAGAGGAFSGSHGGAGSAGAGGAFSGSYRGVGSAGAGGAFSGSHGGAGSAGAGGGFSGSYGGAGPAGAGGAFSGSHGGAGSAGAGGAFSGSYGGAGSAGAGGGFSGSHGGAGSAGTGGGFSGSYGGAGSAGAGGAFSGSYGGAGSAGAGGGAAGSFGVHGGVGSYGGASYEQTYYEKGMPFDFAYGVNDEYSGNIHSHRENSDGDVTNGEYTVLLPDGRTQVVTFTADNNLGYVAQVTYEGEAIYPSGGSTSYDSQAVYPSPAPATYDGEVGYSSPA is encoded by the exons ATGCGGTTACTACAG GTGGTCGTAGTTTGTGCTGCGGTGGCCGTGACAGTGGGGGTGTCGAAGCCAGACCCCGACGCCGCGCCCAAGGCAGATGCCCAGCCCAGCATTGGGTACTCGTACGAGCGACCGCTCGAGTCCCTGAATCTTCCTGGTGAGGACTCAGACTCCAGCCACCTGACGTACGAGGAACCCGAGACCGGATACCTTCCTCCTGAGGGATTCTCGCCTGATAGCTCTGACCAGGGTCTGGCTTTCGGTTTGCCTAGTCGTGAACCCTATGGCCCATCTACCCCCGAGCCTTCCTACGGTTCATCTACCTTTGGTCCATCTACACCTAGGCCTTCCTACGGCCCATCTACCCCTGGACCTTCTTATGGCCCTTCTGGCTTTGGTTCATCTACTCCTAGGCCTTCCTATGGCCCTTCTACCTTtggttcatctacccctaggccTTCCCATGGCCCATCTACCCCCGGACCTTCCTACAGCCCTCCTGTCTATGGAACATCGACACCTCGACCTTCAACTGCTTACGGTACTCCTGGGCCAAGCTACGGCCCATCCCATTCAACCGAAGAACAAAGCTATGGTACACCTACCCCTTCATACACACCTCCTCAACAGAGCTACGGTACGCCAACTCCTTCTTATGAACCTCCCCAACAGAGCTACGGCACACCAACTCCTTCTTATGAACCTCCCCAACAGAGCTACGGTACGCCAACTCCATCTTATGAGCCTCCCCAACAGAGCTACGGTACGCCAACTCCATCTTATGAGCCTCCCCAACAGAGCTATGGTGCACCTCTTTCCTCATTTGGCGCTTCCAGAACTGCCGGGGCCAGTGGAGCTTTCTCAGGTTCACACAGAGTCTCTGGTACATCTGGGGTAAGTGGAGTGTACACAGGTTCTTACAGAAGCTCTGGAGCTGCTGGGGCCGGTGGAGCTTTCTTGGGTTCTCACGGAGGCTCTGGATCTGCTAGGGCCGGTGGAGCTTTCTCAGGTTCCTACGGAAGCTCTGGAGCTGCTGGGGCCGGTAGAGCTTTCTCAGGTTCTCACAGAGGCGCTGGATCTGCTGGAGCCGGTGGAGCTTTCTCTGGTTCTTACAGAAGCTCTGGATCTGCTGGGGCCAGTGGAGCTTTCTCAGCTTCCTACGGAAGCTCTGGATCTGCTGGGGCCGGTGGAGCTTTCCTGAGTTCTCACGGAGGCTCTGGATCTATTGGAGCCGGTGGAGCTTTCTCAGGTTCCTACGGAAGCTCTGGATCTGCTGGGGCCGGTAGAGCTTTCTCAGGTTCTCACAGAGGCGCTGGATCTGCTGGGGCCGGTGGAGCTTCCTCGGGTTCTTACAGAGGATCTGGATCTGCTGGGGCCGGTGGAGCTTTCTCAGGTTCTTACGGAGGCGCTGGATCTGCTGGAGCCGGTGGAGCTTTCTCAGGTTCTCACAGAGGCGCTGGATCTGCTGGAGCCGGTGGAGCTTTCTCAGGTTCTTATAGAGGCTCTGGATCTGCTGGAGCCGGTGGAGCTTTCTCAGGTTCTTACGGAGGGTCTAGATATGCTGGGGCCGGTGGAGCTTTCTTGGGTTCTCACGGAGGCGCTGGATCTGTTGGGGCCGGTGGAGGTTTCTCAGGTTCTTACGGAGGGTCTAGATATGCTGGGGCCGGTGGAGCTTTCTTGGGTTCTCACGGAGGCTCTGGATCTGCTGGAGCCGGTGGAGCTTTCTCAGGTTCTTATAGAGGCTCAGGATCTGCTGGGGCAGGTGGAGCTTTCTCAGGTTCTCACGGAGGCGCTGGATCTGCTGGGGCCGGTGGAGCTTTCTCAGGTTCTTACGGAGGCGCTGGATCTGCTGGGGCCGGTGGAGCTTTCTCAG GTTCTCACGGAGGCGCTGGATCAGCCGGGGCCGGTGGAGGTTTCTCAGGTTCTTACGGAGGCGCTGGATCTGCTGGGGCCGGTGGAGCTTCCTCGGGCTCTTACAGAGGATCTGGATCTGCTGGGGCCGGTGGAGCTTTCTCAGGTTCTTACGGAGGCGCTGGATCTGCTGGAGCCGGTGGAGCTTTCTCAGGTTCTCACGGAGGCTCTGGATCTACTGGGGCCGGTGGAGCTTTCTCAGGTTCTTACAGAGGCCCTGGATCTGCTGGAGCCGGTGGAGCTTTCTCAGGTTCTCATGGAGGCGCTGGATCAGCCGGGGCCGGTGGAGCTTTCTCAGGTTCTTACAGAGGAGTTGGATCCGCTGGAGCCGGTGGAGCTTTCTCAGGTTCTCATGGAGGCGCTGGATCAGCCGGGGCCGGTGGAGGTTTCTCAGGTTCTTACGGAGGCGCTGGACCTGCTGGAGCCGGTGGAGCTTTCTCAGGTTCTCACGGAGGCGCTGGATCAGCCGGGGCCGGTGGAGCTTTCTCAGGTTCTTACGGAGGCGCTGGATCCGCTGGGGCCGGTGGAGGTTTCTCAGGTTCTCACGGAGGCGCTGGATCAGCCGGGACCGGTGGAGGTTTCTCAGGTTCTTACGGAGGCGCTGGATCCGCTGGGGCCGGTGGAGCTTTCTCAGGTTCTTACGGAGGCGCTGGATCCGCTGGGGCCGGTGGAGGTGCCGCCGGTTCATTTGGTGtccatggtggtgtggggtcgtaCGGAGGCGCCTCATACGAACAGACTTACTATGAG AAGGGCATGCCGTTCGACTTCGCCTACGGCGTGAACGACGAGTACAGCGGCAACATCCACAGCCACAGGGAGAACTCGGACGGGGATGTGACCAACGGGGAGTACACGGTCCTCCTCCCCGACGGCCGCACTCAGGTGGTCACCTTCACCGCCGACAACAACCTGGGCTACGTGGCCCAAGTCACCTACGAAGGGGAGGCCATCTACCCGTCAGGAGGGTCCACCTCCTACGACAGCCAGGCCGTCTATCCCTCACCAGCACCCGCCACCTACGACGGGGAGGTCGGTTACTCCTCACCCGCCTAA